Proteins found in one Streptomyces sp. NBC_00461 genomic segment:
- a CDS encoding ABC transporter permease, whose protein sequence is MPEQYESEGAISSAGMGGAMDLAVTEAETLERTPGGPEGTGPAEKPRSLWSDAWRDLRRNPVFIISALVILFLVVISIWPSLITSGNPLKCDLAKAQEGSQPGHPFGYDGQGCDVYTRTVYGTRVSISVGVLATLGVALLGSILGGLAGYFSGGWDSLMSRITDIFFAIPVVLGGLVLLSVVSSNTIWPVVGFMVLLGWTQIYRIARGAVITAKQNDYVQAARALGASDSRILLRHIAPNAVAPVIVVATIALGTYIALEATLSYLGVGLKPPTVSWGIDISAASAYIRNAPHMLLWPAGALAITVLAFIMLGDAVRDALDPKLR, encoded by the coding sequence ATGCCTGAGCAGTACGAGTCCGAGGGCGCCATCTCCTCCGCGGGCATGGGCGGCGCGATGGACCTCGCGGTGACCGAGGCGGAGACACTGGAGAGGACTCCTGGTGGCCCGGAAGGCACGGGCCCGGCGGAGAAGCCCCGCTCCCTCTGGTCCGACGCCTGGCGCGACCTGCGCCGCAACCCCGTCTTCATCATCTCGGCGCTGGTGATCCTCTTCCTGGTCGTCATCTCCATCTGGCCGTCGCTGATCACCTCCGGCAACCCCCTCAAGTGCGACCTCGCCAAGGCCCAGGAGGGCTCACAGCCCGGCCACCCCTTCGGCTACGACGGCCAGGGCTGCGACGTCTACACGCGCACGGTGTACGGGACCCGCGTCTCCATCAGCGTCGGCGTCCTGGCCACGCTCGGTGTCGCGCTCCTCGGTTCGATCCTGGGCGGGCTCGCCGGGTACTTCAGCGGGGGCTGGGACTCGTTGATGTCCCGGATCACCGACATCTTCTTCGCGATCCCGGTCGTGCTCGGCGGCCTCGTCCTTCTCTCCGTGGTGAGCAGCAACACGATCTGGCCGGTCGTCGGGTTCATGGTGCTGCTCGGGTGGACGCAGATCTACCGCATCGCACGTGGTGCGGTCATCACCGCCAAGCAGAACGACTACGTGCAGGCGGCCCGCGCCCTGGGCGCCTCCGACTCCCGCATCCTGCTCCGCCACATCGCGCCCAACGCGGTCGCCCCGGTGATCGTCGTGGCGACCATCGCGCTCGGCACGTACATCGCGCTGGAGGCGACCCTGTCGTACCTCGGCGTCGGCCTCAAACCCCCGACGGTCAGCTGGGGCATCGACATCTCCGCCGCCTCCGCCTACATCCGCAACGCCCCCCACATGCTCCTGTGGCCGGCCGGAGCCCTGGCGATCACCGTGCTCGCCTTCATCATGCTGGGCGACGCGGTCCGCGACGCCCTCGACCCGAAGCTGAGGTGA
- a CDS encoding ABC transporter ATP-binding protein — MLLEVRDLHVEFRTRDGVAKAVNGVNYSVDAGETLAVLGESGSGKSVTAQAVMGILDIPPGKITGGEILFQGRDLLKLKEDERRKVRGAEMAMIFQDALSSLNPVLSVGDQLGEMFVVHRGMSKKDARAKAVELMERVRIPAARERVRDYPHQFSGGMRQRIMIAMALALEPALIIADEPTTALDVTVQAQVMDLLAELQREYHMGLILITHDLGVVADVADRIAVMYAGRIVESAPVHDIYKLPAHPYTKGLLESIPRLDQKGRELYAIKGLPPNLMHIPPGCAFNPRCPMAQDVCRTDVPPLHEVDGPDSARHSACHFWRECLNG, encoded by the coding sequence ATGTTGCTCGAAGTGCGGGATCTGCATGTGGAGTTCCGGACCCGGGACGGGGTCGCCAAGGCCGTCAACGGGGTCAACTACAGCGTGGACGCGGGGGAGACCCTTGCCGTGCTCGGGGAATCCGGGTCGGGGAAGTCCGTCACCGCGCAGGCGGTCATGGGCATCCTCGACATCCCACCCGGGAAGATCACCGGCGGTGAGATCCTCTTCCAGGGCAGGGACCTGCTGAAACTCAAGGAGGACGAGCGGCGCAAGGTCCGTGGCGCCGAGATGGCGATGATCTTCCAGGACGCGCTGTCCTCCCTCAACCCCGTGCTCTCCGTGGGCGACCAGCTCGGCGAGATGTTCGTCGTGCACCGGGGCATGTCGAAGAAGGACGCGCGGGCGAAGGCCGTCGAGCTGATGGAGCGGGTGCGGATCCCGGCGGCCAGGGAGCGGGTCAGGGACTACCCGCACCAGTTCTCCGGCGGTATGCGCCAGCGCATCATGATCGCGATGGCCCTCGCCCTGGAGCCAGCCCTCATCATCGCCGACGAACCCACCACCGCCCTCGACGTCACCGTGCAGGCCCAGGTGATGGACCTGCTCGCGGAGTTGCAGCGCGAGTACCACATGGGGCTCATCCTCATCACCCACGACCTGGGCGTGGTCGCCGACGTCGCCGACAGGATCGCCGTGATGTACGCGGGCCGGATCGTCGAGTCGGCCCCGGTGCACGACATCTACAAGCTGCCCGCGCACCCGTACACCAAGGGCCTGCTGGAGTCGATCCCGCGGCTCGACCAGAAGGGCCGGGAGCTCTACGCCATCAAGGGCCTGCCGCCCAACCTCATGCACATCCCACCGGGCTGCGCCTTCAACCCCCGCTGCCCTATGGCCCAGGACGTGTGCCGTACCGACGTACCGCCCCTGCACGAGGTGGACGGTCCGGACTCGGCCCGGCACAGCGCCTGCCACTTCTGGAGGGAGTGCCTGAATGGCTGA
- a CDS encoding ABC transporter ATP-binding protein, translating into MAESILQVSGLVKHYPLTRGILFRKQVGAVKAVDGVDFELGRGETLGIVGESGCGKSTVAKMLVNLEKPTAGNIRYKGEDIARLSGKALRSVRRNIQMVFQDPYTSLNPRMTVGDIIGEPYEIHPEVAPKGDRRQKVQELLDVVGLNPEYINRYPHQFSGGQRQRIGIARGLALRPEIIVADEPVSALDVSVQAQVINLLDRLQSEFELSYVFIAHDLSIVRHISDRVGVMYLGRIVEIGRDEEIYDHPTHPYTQALLSAVPLPDPEAREYRERIILAGDVPSPTNVPSGCRFRTRCWKAQERCALEVPALAVPAEFRFASGPAAHDSACHFAEEKVVVPPEEPKGLRGPEGPEGESNGPG; encoded by the coding sequence ATGGCTGAGTCGATTCTGCAGGTCAGCGGGCTCGTCAAGCACTACCCGCTCACCCGGGGGATTCTCTTCAGGAAGCAGGTCGGCGCGGTGAAGGCCGTCGACGGCGTGGACTTCGAACTCGGCCGTGGCGAAACCCTCGGCATCGTCGGCGAGTCCGGCTGCGGCAAGTCGACGGTCGCCAAGATGCTGGTCAACCTGGAGAAGCCGACGGCCGGGAACATCCGCTACAAGGGCGAGGACATCGCCAGGCTCTCCGGCAAGGCCCTGCGGTCCGTGCGGCGCAACATCCAGATGGTCTTCCAGGACCCGTACACCTCCCTCAACCCCCGGATGACGGTGGGCGACATCATCGGGGAGCCGTACGAGATCCACCCCGAGGTGGCGCCCAAGGGAGACCGGCGGCAGAAGGTCCAGGAGCTGCTGGACGTCGTCGGGCTCAACCCCGAATACATCAACCGCTATCCGCACCAGTTCTCCGGCGGCCAGCGCCAACGCATCGGCATCGCACGGGGGTTGGCGCTGCGCCCCGAGATCATCGTCGCCGACGAGCCGGTCTCCGCGCTGGACGTCTCCGTCCAGGCCCAGGTGATCAACCTTCTCGACCGGCTGCAGAGCGAGTTCGAGCTGTCGTACGTCTTCATCGCGCACGACCTGTCGATCGTCCGGCACATCTCGGACCGGGTCGGGGTGATGTACCTGGGGCGGATCGTGGAGATCGGCAGGGACGAGGAGATCTACGACCATCCGACGCACCCCTACACCCAGGCGCTGCTGTCGGCCGTTCCCCTGCCCGATCCGGAGGCACGTGAGTACCGGGAGCGGATCATCCTCGCGGGTGACGTGCCGTCGCCGACGAACGTCCCCTCCGGATGCCGCTTCCGCACCCGCTGCTGGAAGGCGCAGGAGCGGTGCGCGCTGGAGGTGCCCGCGCTCGCGGTGCCCGCGGAGTTCCGGTTCGCGAGCGGGCCGGCCGCGCACGACTCCGCCTGCCACTTCGCCGAGGAGAAGGTCGTCGTGCCGCCGGAGGAGCCGAAAGGACTGAGAGGACCTGAGGGACCGGAGGGGGAAAGCAACGGGCCGGGGTGA